The window ATTGTCAGCTCCAGTGGAAAATGTAACGAGCGAGCCATCATTAGGACTCCACCCTCCTCTTATTCTTGTGTTCTCGTCATACACACCCACTACATTTGCGAAGTTAATGTTGTCAAATCCTGTAGCAATAAGCTCGTAAGTGGTAAACGGATCTAATTGACTTGCTAGGTTAGCAGTACTAAGGCCCAAAAAAGGTGTCATCGTTAAAGACCTAGTATCATTATCATAATTGAAAGTAGTGATATTAGTGGCATTATCTGATCTTCTCAAATAAACTTGATCCAAATTAGATGGTATCAGAGATACTTGATAAGGCTGTTGCCATTGGAAATGAAAAGATCCAGGCTGAACACTAACATTGGTAGCATTATCAGCTGGAGTGGAGGAACTAGGAGCCTGCGCTGAAGCAAAATGTATTACAGAAATAAATAAGGCCGTAAGTAATAGTCTAAAATGTGTAAATAGTTTTCCCATAACAGTAAGATTTTAACGTCTTGCTAATGTCTTACTAAAATAGGCTCAATTCAATCGGGTATTTTCACAGATTTACTAGGTGAATTCCCGTAACATATATTATTGTTTTAATTTTTTATATAATTATCCCTTTATTAAACCGATCTTTAGGGCTTGCTTCACAAGTTCTATCGGGGTCGTGACATCCAATTTTTTTAGGAGATTATTTTTGTGAGACTCTACAGTACGAGAACTAATTGATAGGCGGTCTGCAATCTGCTTGTAGGGGAGTCCTTCGGAAATGAGTTGCAGAACTTCAAGTTCTCGAATGCTGAGGTCAGCATTGTCTTCAATGAGCAAATTGCTAAAAGATTGTGAAATATACCTCTTTCCTGATGCGACAGTTGACAGTGCTCTTATATACTCATCAGATTCAATGTCTTTACCCAGAAAACCATACGCTCCTGCATGCTGCGCTCTTTTTAAATCTAGTGCATTAGGCTCTGCTGTGAGTAATATGCACCGTAAGTCATTTTTTATTGCCATCAAGTCTTTAATGAGAACGGATCCGTTACAGTCTGGCAAACGTAAATCCACAAACGCGATAGAAGGTAGCTCTAGCTGTTTTAATTTTACCTTGGCTTCGGTACCAGATGTCGCTTCCCCTACCACGGAGAACTCGGGAAACCCAAGCAAGATTGCTTTAATGCCATCCCTTACAATTTTATGATCGTCTATAATAAAAACAGAATGCTCCTTCATGCGGCTTTGGGGAATAATAATTTAAATGTTGTACCTGAATTTTGCTCACTTTCTATTTCCATTTTAGCACCCATTTTCTGTAGAAGCTCTTTTGACAGGGTTACGCCTAATCCAGTACCTTTTTTATCGGAATTTTTAATATCATGAACTGACCCGTTTTCACTTAAAATGAGGGCTACTTCAGATTCCGACATACCAACTCCATAATCCTTGATACTTATGGTACTGTAGCGCTCGTTTTCATCAATAATTAAATCTATGGATTTACCCATAGAGGAGAATTTTATGGCGTTGCTTAAGAGATTTCGTAAAATTATTTTTAAATAATCTTGATCCGCTTGAATACTTGCTGAAGAATTATATTTCCTATTTAGGATAAGACCATTGGCTTGAATGGCAACCTCTAATTGTTTAATTGCATCATCTACCACTACATTTGGTTCTAATAGCTGTGGTTTATAGTTGAGTTGACCCGTTTGTGAAAGCGCCCAACGAAGTAAATTATCCATCATTTCATGCACCTCTTTGGAGGAGTCACGCAGGCTTTCAATGAACGATTTCAGTTGTTCTTTCTCTAGCTTGTCCCAGTTTTCAGTTAGACTTTTCGTAATGGTGTGAAACGAACTTAAGGGGCTTTTTAAATCATGTCCAATAATGGAAAAGAGTCGATCTTTAGTGAAGTTGAGCTCTTTGAGTTCTTTATTCTGCTGATCAAGCAGTTTCTTTGCACTATTTTCTTTTTTGAAACTTCGAAATAACAGTATTGCAATGATAGCTACTGCACTAAGAATAGCAATAAGCATGATTTTAGACTGCCTATCCTTCTGCTGTTGAAGACGCTGGATCTTATTTTCACTCTCCAGTTTAGCTATTTCTGATTCTTTTAGCTCTGTATCAAATTGTACTTGCAATTCCTGCAAGGATTGTGCACGCTCAGCACTGATAATGGAATCATTTAATTCCGCATAATTCGCCCAATTTTCAGTCGCCTTTTTGTATTGACCTGCACCTTCATATAATTGTGCAATGACTTTATACATATCACTTTTGGCTTTTACATCTTTTAGAAGTTGAATCGATTTAGTTGCTGTTTGAATCCCCTCCTTAAACCTTGATGTTTTCAAGTAATATCCTGCTCTGTTACCAATATCAATCGAGTAGGCTATTGAGTCACCAATTTCCAAATCCAAAGCCAATACTTTAGAATTATAGAACAAAGCTGAATCGTATTTTTCTTCATCACTAAATAGTACTGCCAAACTGTTATAGGTTTTCGCTAAGCCTTTCTTGTCATTATATTTTTTCTTGATTTCAAGAGACTTATAAAAATAATAGCGAGCCGAATCATATGAAGCCAACTCTGAAGTATAAATACCCAGGTTATGGTAAGATGAAGCTAAAGAAGCGCTATCGCCTAGCTGCTGCTTATACTTAATCGCATTTTTTAGATAATAAATTGCATTTTTATAGTCGCCCAAGTAGCCGTAGGTGGCCCCTATATTATTGCTTAACTTGGCTAGCAACTTTGTATCGTTTAGCTTTTCGATAATACGATTAGCTCGCTTCCAATATTCAATGGCCATTTTATCATTCGCTTCATAGTAATAAGTAGCTCCTATTTCAATGTACAATCCAGCAAGAATTTTGTCTTCTAATGCTTCACCATACTTATCGATCATCAGAAGGAAATGATTCCTGGCCGAATCAAGCAAATTTTGGGATTGAATATTAAGCCCTATTTGCTTTTCGGCCTTCGCTATAAGGTTCTCGTCATTAGTTGTTAATGCAAGCCTTTTAGCTTCATTTGCTAGCTGATAATGAAGCCCATTATTAATCTTTAGGGCCTGATCTGCATACTCAAGCAAAAAGTTAATCTTATTCTCCACTCCCACTACTTGGTTCAATTCAACCTCAACGCTATCCGGAATTTGAAATGCAAGGCTGAAAGAGCAAAGAAAAAACCATAGAAGAATCGATAGAGTTAATTTTTTCATAACATTTCAAAATGAAATACTTCTTTAATTTGCATAAATTTATTAATAATAAATATTAAATCTTTACAAAAAAAACATATAAGAAGCCTATAATGATCTTTTCAACTTAAGTACCGTTATCGGTGAAAAACATTTGATATGATTGACTTAATGATGAATAGCAATTATCATGACAAAACACTTAATTGATTTTCGAAAGTTTTATGTTGCCCTGTCTCTAGTTTTGATAATTCATAATTTAAATGCTCAAGATACCACAGATATAAAAAGGTCTCAATATGTAAATGGGGATGACATAAGAAAACAATACGTGCATCTTGAACTTGGTGGTCGGACATTTTTAATGGGTTCGTTCAATTACGAATATTTGATCAGTGAACAGTTTGCTATTGGTTGCGGTTTGGGCATAATTAATTTTCAAAGAGGAGAAATTAGCAGAAATAATAATGGTGCGACAGAGACCGGTAAATATCTTGATATTAGTACTTCTCAAATGATTTACGGAAACTATTTTATTGGAAAAGATAATCACAAACTATATTTCACAGTAGGGATATCTAATTTTCTGTTTACAAATAGAAATACATATGTGAAAGAGACAGAAATATCACGGGAAACAGAATTAGAATTTAATACTGGAATCGGATATCAATTTACTTCAAATAAAATTTATTTTAGATTTACGGGCTATTTGATTAGCCTAGCTGAATCAACTGAGTGGTTTCCAAAGTATCTACCTTGGGTTGGAATATCAACTGGAATAAAGTTTTAAAGCAATAATATCAACAAAACAATGGTTTTAAATCAAGGAAATTACTTTTTTATAAAATGAATTAGAGCTGAGTCAGCCTATTTTTTAATTTTAAATTATAATAGTTAAATTTCCGTAATTAATATTTACTTAACTAAAATTATGAACTCTGCACACTGGCATTTAGTAGTCAATCATTTCCCCATTATAGTTCCTATCATTGCTCTATTCGTTATGGTCGGAGGGATTGTTTTTAAGTCTGATATCTTAAAAAAGACGGCCTATTTATTATTTATTTTAGCTGCAATCTTAACACTTTTTGCATTTAACACAGGAGAAGAAGCTGAAGAAATAGTTGAAGAAATGGGAAATATAAGTCATGATATTATTCATGAACATGAGGAAGTAGCAGAAACTTTTTCAATTATGATGTATGTATTAGGGGGTATTTCCCTAATTGGTTTTTGGGCTAATTGGAAGCAAAAGTCATTTTCTGGAATCATTGTAATAGTAACATTAGTTTTCTCTATAGTGACATTATTCTACGCTCAAAAAACAGGAACAAGCGGTGGAGAAATAAGACATACTGAAATTCGAGCTGACTTCTCAGCAGAACATGAGGAACAAGAAGAAGCTGAATATGATGATGACTGATTACGAATACGATTATTAAATTGAAATTCTATTAAAAAATTAAAATCTTGGGCGAATAAACTCTTTAATGAAATAAGTGCTTTACAAATTGCATTGATTAAGAATTTAGTTGCCTGGTATGTAAAGGCATTAATCATTTTTGTTTTAGCCTATGCTTTTAGCCCAATTGATTTAATTCCTGACTTCATTCCTATACTGGGAATTTTAGATGACCTTGTTCTTCTTCCAATTTTAATTTTTTTCATTATCAAACTCATTCCCAAAGATGTAATGGCGTATTGCCGTGCTTTGGCAAAAGAACATGAGTTTACTAATCAAAAAAATTGGTTCTTCGGAATACTGGTAATCTTATTATGGACCGCCTTAATATTTTGGGCGTTAATGTTTTACGTAAATCGGGAATCCCTTTTTTAAACAATACATCTTCTAATAGTTGTTCTCGTTAGGAAATACTCGTATAACTCATTAAGATTGTATTTTAATCAGACTTGAAAAGAACCGCAAAGATCATATCATATATAGTAGCTAGCATTGTATTGCTATTTGTGGTCTTCATATTTTCCTTAAGAATTCCATCAGTTCAGCAAAAAATCACCAATTATGCTACAAATTATGTGAGCGATAAAACGCACACAAAGTTTGAGATTAATAAACTATACATTACATTTTTAGGTGCTGCCCAGATAGAAGGAATATATGTTGAAGACCAACGGAATGACACCCTTTTATATGCAAAATCAATTTTAGTGGATCTTGCCTGGAAACCATTAATAGATGGAAATATATATGTTAAATCTTTAGAACTTGACGGTTTAACTGCAAGAGTATATAATCAATTACCCGATAGCAGCTTTAATTATCAATTCATAATTGAAGCCTTTTCTTCCGAGCAAAATACTAAGCAGAATGAAAAGAGTGAAAACACATCCCCCACTTCTATTATTGTTGATAATATCACTTTAAATAATATTGACTTAGGGTATAAAAACATTGCAGTGGGATTGAAAACCTATTTAAAATTGAAAAAATTAAAGCTTGCTTTTAGTGATTTCAATTTAGATAGTATGGAATTTAATGTTGATAATTTTGTAATTTCTGGGCTCAACGGAGGCTATTCTCAAGTTAAGCCCTTTTCTGAATCAGTGAATGATACATCTGAAGTTATTCTACCTAAGATTAAGTTAAGTACGCTTAATTTTCGAGATATTAATTTAAGGTATAATACCGCTTTTGATAGCTTAAATATCAATTCTTTTATTAATTTCATTAAGCTAGAAAACGCTCAATTGAATCTAAAAACTAATTCCCTATCTATAGGAAGTTTTGATAACCAGATTGATCATTTTCATATGACTTTAGGTCAAACAAATGATTCTTCCTCTTCTGAAAAAAATAAGGCTCCTTCCAAATTCGAATTTCCTGACTACCAGTTTCAATTTGACAAATTTAATTTCAATTTAGCGGATTTAATTATTAAATCATTTCCTAATTCTCAACCTAGTCCTTATTTTAATCCTGATTATTTAGCCTACCAAAATATAGGTTTTCATATAGATGAAGGCCGTTACAAACCGAATAATATTAATATTTCATCATTCCAATTCAATGCTAAAGATCAAGATCAATTTCAATTAAAAACCTTATCAGGAGGGATTATACTAGATAATAATACTATTTCAATTAGTGACATTAACTTAGAAACCAATCATTCTATATTACAATCAAATTTAAAAGTAAAGTACAATTCTATAGATTCATTAATCAAAGGAAGCTTTCATAAAACAGATTTTAATTTAAAAGTACAGTTACCTACTTCTTTAAATATTAGAGATGCTTATTATTTTTCTCCTGACTTAGCCAAAGACAGCACTATTATAGCATTATCAAAATCACCAATCAAAATTTATGGTGGTATAAAAGGAAATGAAAACTCACTAGATGTAGAGCAATTGCATTTATTATATGGGAAAGAAAGTTCTCTATCTATCAAATCTGAAATCAATAATTGGCAAAATGTAGAAAACCTTTCTGCATCGATTCAAAATCTTAACCTTAACACTTCTATTTCAGATTTTAATGATTTGATACCATTTAAGTATCCTGACCATTATCCTAAAAAGGTAGAATTAAACGCTAAAGGAAATTATAAAAATGGTATAATAAGTACTGATTTAATTGCTTTTCTTGATAAGAAAAGTTCAATAGACATTAAAGGGAATTACAATACGAACACTCCTAGTGATTATAAGGCCCAAATAAAATTATCAAAACTAGAATTGGGAAAGTGGCTTCAGGATACCGTAAAATTTAATACAGCAGATATTGATTTAAAAGTTGAGGGTGAAGGACTTATTCCAAAAGATATGAATACCAATCTGAATATGGCTATTAATAATTTCAGTTATTTATCTAATCAAATGGAAAGTATAAGTCTAAATGCCTCTCTCATTAAGAACGAATTCATTTTAAATACTGATTATTCAGATGCTATAGCCGACCTGTCCTTCAAAACTACTGGATATATTGATACGGTAAAGCAAAAGCTAAACATTAATGCAGATATAAAGAAATTAGATCTATTCGCTTTTGGCATTGCTGATAGTGCTGTCTTTGCAGCTACAAAAACAGATATAAATATTGAACTGGATAGTGCTTATCAGTTAATAACAGGAAATATAACAGATACAAAAATCACTAGTACAAACCAAAGCTATTCATTTCCTCCTTTATTATTTGAAACGAATAATTCTACAATAAACTCTTATGCTTATTTGAGTTTAGATGAATCATTTATTGATATAAAACTTAACCATAGCTTTCAGGAATTATCTAACTACAATTTAGAGGCATCAAAACTCCAAAAGGCTAAAATATTTGAAGTAGATAATACTGAAAACCCAATGGATTTATCTTTTAATTTGAATTTAAAAGATAATCAAAGTATCTCTTCTCTTCTACCCGCTGATGTAAACTTTAAGCCTGTGGTAGGGAAAGGGAAATATAATAGCGAAAATGAATTGATTGATTTTAACTTAAGTATCGAAAAGTTTCATTATGGAAATATCGATTTAGATAGTCTCTCAATAAAGCTTGATAATTCAGCTGATGAGTTTCACATTAACACAAATTTCAAAAGAATCAATTCAGGTGATATCAGTATTTTTCCAACTCAATTAAGCACTGATATTACACCTGAAAAAGCATTTTTTAATCTGTTTATGCAAGATGAGATGGCTGATAGTTTATTCTCTGTTAATGCAGTAGCACTTAGAAAAACAGATTCACTTTTTTGGTCTATCAAAAATGAAAACTTAATTCTCAATGCTGAAAAATGGAAAATACATCCCGAAAACGAGATTTATTTTGATGCCTCCAGTGTTAAAATTCAAAACCTGATTTTCGAAAGAAATAAGCAATATTTTGAATTAAAGACTACAATCAATAATGCTATTACTTCACTTAACTTAGACTTTGAAAACTTTCGAATCGAAAATATTTTTGCCATTATCAATGCAGAGGAAAGTCCTGTAAATGGAATTTTAGATGGAGATATCCACCTCAATAATTTGAAAGATCTAAATTCTTTTACTTCAGATTTAAAAATTGATAGCCTGAAAATATACAATACTGCTGTTGGGGTATTGAATGTAAATGCACAGCAAAATAAGGAAAACAGGTATCAGTTTAATGTCAATTCTGTAGGTGAAGTAAGTCTACGATCTGAAGGATGGCTAGATTTGAATGATGAATTACCAACTTTTGATATTAAATTAGATATGGACAGTGTTTCACTACCATTTTTAGCAAGTTTTTCAGAAGGTTTAATTCGAGAAACAAGTGGAAACTTAATCGGTAAATTCAACATAAAAGGTAATACAGAAAATTTTGATTATAGTGGAAATTTAAAATTTGAATCCGCTTCCTTATTTTTTCCATATCTTAATATGGCATACGAATTACCTGATGAAGAAATAAATCTAAAAAACGAAAAAATAGTATTGAACAACTTTACTATACTGGATCAGCAGAAAAACAAACTAGTTCTAAATGGAAGATTTACAACTAAAAACATTTTTAATCCTACCTTCGACCTAAAGCTAAAAGCTGAAAACTTTCAGTTGTTGAATACTACTCAAAAAGAAAGTGATTTATTTTATGGTCAGGCATTCTTCAACGCAGATTTAAATTGGGTAGGAAGTCTAAATCAATCAAAACTTCAGGCAAATATTGGACTTAATGAAAAAACGGATTTAGTCTATATTATTCCTGAAAGTGAAATAGATATAATTGAACAAAAAGGAATAGTACGCTTTAAAAAAGCATACCAAGCCTCTGATACATTAAAATCTGAATCTGAAGAATTAAGCAGAAACTCTGATATTGAAGGACTTGATATTAATGCTTTTATAACAACAGATAAAAATGCAAAATTCAAGGTGATTGTTGATCAACAAAGAGGTGATTATCTAACTGTTTCTGGCGATACAGATTTAAATTTTAGCATGCGTAAGAATGGCGCCATAAGCCTAAACGGTAATGTGGAAGTGGATAATGGGTATTATCAATTAAGTTTATACGATCTAGTAAAAAGAAGATTTGATATTGAATCTGGCAGTAGAATCAGTTGGTCTGGTGATCCTTATGAAGCTTCCTTGGATTTAACTGCTATATATAAAACTGAAACAGCGGTAAATACTTTAATGGAAGACCAAATTTCTTCTGCATCCTCACAAATAAAAACTCAATATAAACAAAGATTGCCTTTTCTAGTCCAGCTTTTTGTGGATGGAAATTTAACGAAACCAGAAATTTCATTTGGATTAGACATGCCTCAAAATAGTAAAGGTGCATTAGGAGGAAATGTGTATCAACAAATTCAGTTCATTAATGCTGATGAAAATAGACTGAATAAACAGGTGTTTTCATTATTAGTGCTCAATCAATTTTTTCCTACTGGAAGTAGCAGTAATGGCACAAACTCAGAAGCTATAGCTAGAAGTAGTGCCAGTCAAATTTTAAGTAATCAACTCAACAAATTAAGCAATCAGTATGTAAAAGGCGTTAACCTAAACCTAGATTTAAATTCCTATGAAGACTACCAAAGCGGCAGTGCTCAAGATCGAACTCAGCTAGATTTAAGCCTGAGTAAAAACCTATTTAATAACCGATTTAGAGTGGAAGTTGGAAGTCAGGTTGATCTGGAAGGACAACAAAGAACTAATCAACAAGCTACGGATATAATTGGTAATATTTTAGTAGAATATTTATTGACTGAAGATGGTAGATATAGACTGAAAGGTTACCGCAAAAATGAATTTGAAGGCTTAATTGAAGGAAAAGTTACTATTACAGGAATCTCAATTCAATTCAGTAAAGAATTTGAGAAGTTTAATGAATTATGGCAAAGCAATTCTGAAGAAGATAATTGAAAATAAAGCTTATCCATATCGCCCTTTTTCTATCCGCAAGTGTTGCATTCATTGCTTGCAATACTACTAAAAAATTAGCTGAAGGTGAAAAGCTATATCTAGGAAGAAAAATAAAATTAGAGCAAACAGATAAGGTGAATTTTAAACAGGAGATACTTAACAGTTTGGCTGAAGTAAATCGACCAAAACCTAACGAGAAAATTGGTGGAATGAGAATCGGCTTATGGGCCAACCAAAAAGTTCAGGATAGCAGCGCTAAATTCTTAGCAAAATGGATCAATAAAAAAATTGGGGAAAAAGAAGTTTTACTCAAGGATGTAAATATAAATAACGTAGAAAAGTTGATAAACAATCGATTGGAAAACTTAGGCTACTACAATAATAAAATCAATCATCGGGTAATAGAGAATAAAAACACTGCATTAATTCAATATGATGTTAAAGTCGCTAATAGATTAATCATTAGTGATGTTAAATATGAAAGAATTGGAAAAAATGAATTTGATAGTCTTATAACGCTCTTTTTACGTGAAGAAAAACCAATCAAAGCAAATTCCCCTTTTTCACTTCAAAAGTTGAAAAATACACGTGATGAGGTTTCTTATTATTTGAGATCTAATGGATATTATTATTTCACTGCTGATAATTTGATTTTTGAAGCAGACACTCTAAATACAAGCTTACCACATCATGCTAACTTAAAGCTAAGCGTGAAAAAATCAGTTTCAGAATTAGCTTTAATTCCTTATAAAATTGATGATATAAAAATCTATCCTAATTATTCCCTAAATTCAAATGATAGCAGCCAATTAAATGATACCACTTCAATTGAGGGAATAGAATTTATTCAATCCCATAATTTTTTTCGAGCAGATAGAATGCATCCCTACCTTTTTATGAAAGAAGGAGAAAGTTATAATCCTCTTAACGAAAGGTGGACCAATAAACGTTTAAATCAACTAAAAACTTACAGATTTATCAATATCCGATACCAAGAAGATAGCGTGATTGAAAATGGAATAGGGAACCTTGATGCCAGCATTTATTTATCTCCATTGAGCAAACGTTCCTTTCGGTCGGAACTTCAAGCTGTTAGTAAATCAAATAATTTTGTAGGTCCTTCTTTAAACTTTGAATATTTAAATAGAAACTTATTTAAGGGTGGAGAAGCACTTCGCCTAAGCAGTAAAGTAGGCTATGAAGCGCAAATAAATAGGGGTAATATCTCAACTGGCCTTAACAGCATTGAAACAGGAGTGGCGGCTGAACTTATAGTACCAAGGTTAATTTCTTTATTTCCTCTAAAGGATCGCTTTATTTATTCTGTTCCCTCCACAAAATTTAAACTATCCTATGACTTACTCAACAGATCACAGTGGTTCAATTTAAATTCATTTTTAGCAGTTTATGGATTTGAATGGAGTCCTAATTTATACATTACTCATAATTTAAATCCGATTTCCATTAACTATATAGATGTGGGTAATGAAAGCAGTGCTTTCTTAAATCTATTGTCAGCAAATCCTTTCCTAGCAAGAAGTTTTGAACAGCAATTTATACCAGGTTTAACTTATAACTTCCAATTAAATCAATTGATTGATAATAAAAGATCAAGTCGTTTTTACTTTGCTTTTGGCGCAGACTTTTCTGGCAACACTTTAGCCCTAATCCAAAATTTAGGAGGAGTAAAAGGAGATAATAAAAGATTTTGGGGCCAGTCATATGCACAATTCTCACGTTTTGATTTTGACCTAAGACATTATCAAAATATTGGAGAAGAAAGCAGGCTAGTGAGCAGAGTATTTACAGGTTTAGGATTACCTTATGGCAATTCAGTAAGTCTACCGTATGCTAAGCAGTATTT is drawn from Marivirga arenosa and contains these coding sequences:
- the tamL gene encoding translocation and assembly module lipoprotein TamL, which codes for MKIKLIHIALFLSASVAFIACNTTKKLAEGEKLYLGRKIKLEQTDKVNFKQEILNSLAEVNRPKPNEKIGGMRIGLWANQKVQDSSAKFLAKWINKKIGEKEVLLKDVNINNVEKLINNRLENLGYYNNKINHRVIENKNTALIQYDVKVANRLIISDVKYERIGKNEFDSLITLFLREEKPIKANSPFSLQKLKNTRDEVSYYLRSNGYYYFTADNLIFEADTLNTSLPHHANLKLSVKKSVSELALIPYKIDDIKIYPNYSLNSNDSSQLNDTTSIEGIEFIQSHNFFRADRMHPYLFMKEGESYNPLNERWTNKRLNQLKTYRFINIRYQEDSVIENGIGNLDASIYLSPLSKRSFRSELQAVSKSNNFVGPSLNFEYLNRNLFKGGEALRLSSKVGYEAQINRGNISTGLNSIETGVAAELIVPRLISLFPLKDRFIYSVPSTKFKLSYDLLNRSQWFNLNSFLAVYGFEWSPNLYITHNLNPISINYIDVGNESSAFLNLLSANPFLARSFEQQFIPGLTYNFQLNQLIDNKRSSRFYFAFGADFSGNTLALIQNLGGVKGDNKRFWGQSYAQFSRFDFDLRHYQNIGEESRLVSRVFTGLGLPYGNSVSLPYAKQYFAGGPNSVRAFPIRSLGPGNYQPSNTTDGTSFFDQAGDIKIEANIEYRFPLISYLKGAVFTDAGNVWLRNDDNRNGQISSNWINEMAIGSGLGLRLDIEFFVIRLDVAAQIRKPTPTGFEWQDSFQLGNKSWRQENINWNFGIGYPF
- a CDS encoding translocation/assembly module TamB domain-containing protein, which codes for MKRTAKIISYIVASIVLLFVVFIFSLRIPSVQQKITNYATNYVSDKTHTKFEINKLYITFLGAAQIEGIYVEDQRNDTLLYAKSILVDLAWKPLIDGNIYVKSLELDGLTARVYNQLPDSSFNYQFIIEAFSSEQNTKQNEKSENTSPTSIIVDNITLNNIDLGYKNIAVGLKTYLKLKKLKLAFSDFNLDSMEFNVDNFVISGLNGGYSQVKPFSESVNDTSEVILPKIKLSTLNFRDINLRYNTAFDSLNINSFINFIKLENAQLNLKTNSLSIGSFDNQIDHFHMTLGQTNDSSSSEKNKAPSKFEFPDYQFQFDKFNFNLADLIIKSFPNSQPSPYFNPDYLAYQNIGFHIDEGRYKPNNINISSFQFNAKDQDQFQLKTLSGGIILDNNTISISDINLETNHSILQSNLKVKYNSIDSLIKGSFHKTDFNLKVQLPTSLNIRDAYYFSPDLAKDSTIIALSKSPIKIYGGIKGNENSLDVEQLHLLYGKESSLSIKSEINNWQNVENLSASIQNLNLNTSISDFNDLIPFKYPDHYPKKVELNAKGNYKNGIISTDLIAFLDKKSSIDIKGNYNTNTPSDYKAQIKLSKLELGKWLQDTVKFNTADIDLKVEGEGLIPKDMNTNLNMAINNFSYLSNQMESISLNASLIKNEFILNTDYSDAIADLSFKTTGYIDTVKQKLNINADIKKLDLFAFGIADSAVFAATKTDINIELDSAYQLITGNITDTKITSTNQSYSFPPLLFETNNSTINSYAYLSLDESFIDIKLNHSFQELSNYNLEASKLQKAKIFEVDNTENPMDLSFNLNLKDNQSISSLLPADVNFKPVVGKGKYNSENELIDFNLSIEKFHYGNIDLDSLSIKLDNSADEFHINTNFKRINSGDISIFPTQLSTDITPEKAFFNLFMQDEMADSLFSVNAVALRKTDSLFWSIKNENLILNAEKWKIHPENEIYFDASSVKIQNLIFERNKQYFELKTTINNAITSLNLDFENFRIENIFAIINAEESPVNGILDGDIHLNNLKDLNSFTSDLKIDSLKIYNTAVGVLNVNAQQNKENRYQFNVNSVGEVSLRSEGWLDLNDELPTFDIKLDMDSVSLPFLASFSEGLIRETSGNLIGKFNIKGNTENFDYSGNLKFESASLFFPYLNMAYELPDEEINLKNEKIVLNNFTILDQQKNKLVLNGRFTTKNIFNPTFDLKLKAENFQLLNTTQKESDLFYGQAFFNADLNWVGSLNQSKLQANIGLNEKTDLVYIIPESEIDIIEQKGIVRFKKAYQASDTLKSESEELSRNSDIEGLDINAFITTDKNAKFKVIVDQQRGDYLTVSGDTDLNFSMRKNGAISLNGNVEVDNGYYQLSLYDLVKRRFDIESGSRISWSGDPYEASLDLTAIYKTETAVNTLMEDQISSASSQIKTQYKQRLPFLVQLFVDGNLTKPEISFGLDMPQNSKGALGGNVYQQIQFINADENRLNKQVFSLLVLNQFFPTGSSSNGTNSEAIARSSASQILSNQLNKLSNQYVKGVNLNLDLNSYEDYQSGSAQDRTQLDLSLSKNLFNNRFRVEVGSQVDLEGQQRTNQQATDIIGNILVEYLLTEDGRYRLKGYRKNEFEGLIEGKVTITGISIQFSKEFEKFNELWQSNSEEDN
- a CDS encoding response regulator transcription factor, which codes for MKEHSVFIIDDHKIVRDGIKAILLGFPEFSVVGEATSGTEAKVKLKQLELPSIAFVDLRLPDCNGSVLIKDLMAIKNDLRCILLTAEPNALDLKRAQHAGAYGFLGKDIESDEYIRALSTVASGKRYISQSFSNLLIEDNADLSIRELEVLQLISEGLPYKQIADRLSISSRTVESHKNNLLKKLDVTTPIELVKQALKIGLIKG
- a CDS encoding YkvA family protein, whose product is MIKNLVAWYVKALIIFVLAYAFSPIDLIPDFIPILGILDDLVLLPILIFFIIKLIPKDVMAYCRALAKEHEFTNQKNWFFGILVILLWTALIFWALMFYVNRESLF
- a CDS encoding tetratricopeptide repeat-containing sensor histidine kinase, which translates into the protein MKKLTLSILLWFFLCSFSLAFQIPDSVEVELNQVVGVENKINFLLEYADQALKINNGLHYQLANEAKRLALTTNDENLIAKAEKQIGLNIQSQNLLDSARNHFLLMIDKYGEALEDKILAGLYIEIGATYYYEANDKMAIEYWKRANRIIEKLNDTKLLAKLSNNIGATYGYLGDYKNAIYYLKNAIKYKQQLGDSASLASSYHNLGIYTSELASYDSARYYFYKSLEIKKKYNDKKGLAKTYNSLAVLFSDEEKYDSALFYNSKVLALDLEIGDSIAYSIDIGNRAGYYLKTSRFKEGIQTATKSIQLLKDVKAKSDMYKVIAQLYEGAGQYKKATENWANYAELNDSIISAERAQSLQELQVQFDTELKESEIAKLESENKIQRLQQQKDRQSKIMLIAILSAVAIIAILLFRSFKKENSAKKLLDQQNKELKELNFTKDRLFSIIGHDLKSPLSSFHTITKSLTENWDKLEKEQLKSFIESLRDSSKEVHEMMDNLLRWALSQTGQLNYKPQLLEPNVVVDDAIKQLEVAIQANGLILNRKYNSSASIQADQDYLKIILRNLLSNAIKFSSMGKSIDLIIDENERYSTISIKDYGVGMSESEVALILSENGSVHDIKNSDKKGTGLGVTLSKELLQKMGAKMEIESEQNSGTTFKLLFPKAA